Sequence from the Fundulus heteroclitus isolate FHET01 chromosome 7, MU-UCD_Fhet_4.1, whole genome shotgun sequence genome:
ATGGTATTtttagtgtgttggtttatgctaacttATCTGTTtcagtcaggttgtatgcatcacagaAAAATTAGCTGGTGCTAATAGGTGTTGGctttttgtgccccactcatCATGCCAGAGATGCCACTGACAGGGAGACTGAGCCAAGGGAAGGCCCTCACTGCATGTCTCCGTTTGATCAAACTTCAGCACATTTGGGAGCAAGATAAAGTTTGCAGCCTTTTCCTCCAAGTCGCAAATGATTATTGGTTCTACTGTCCCTGAGGGGCAAGGCCTGCGGTCCTTGTGTGGTGTCATGACATCAGCAGATTCATTTGGTAGAAGCACACATGGTAAAAACCACGAAAAACACTGTTCTCGTGGAGGGCCTGCTGTTCGTTACAGCTGCCTCCTGCCAATAAGAGCACTTCTCCAAGTGGTAGATTtgcattgataaaaaaataatgcataatTTAGTTGCAGGGAGTTTTCaaagttttacagtttttgccagccctctcccGTCCCATTTTGGGATTCTGATGAGAAGCAGACCTACAGCTGCCAGCGCGAGCACCACCCCCAGACTAGGAGGACCGCAGGGGCTGATCTCCTGGGTCAGACCAGAGAGGAGGGGCGCCAGGACTCGACCCACAGCGGTCACCGACTGACCGGCTCCGATCAGAGTCCCGCTGGCGTGGGCCCCTCCCCTCTGAAGCTCCAGATCCGTGATACACGTCCGTCCGACGGAGGTAGAAATGGCAAAGAAGGTGGAGGTGAGCAGCACCTGCCACACGCTCGGAGCGGCGGCGTAGAGGAAGATGAGCGAACAAGTGAGCACAGTGGAGTGAAGCAGCAGAGCGGCCATGTTGTTCCTGTAAAGCTTAGTGACGGGCCCCACCAGGAACCCGGCCAGGGCCCCTAAGGTGCTGCTGTAGCTGATCAGATAACCCGTCGTCTTCGGTTTCAGAGAGAAACGCTCCTCCATGGCCAGAGAGAAGTTACTGTAGTAGAGCATGATGGCCACGGCCATAAGAAGACGCACGAGAAAGAGGTCCCACATGTCGGAAGACGCCACCATGTGAATCCTGGAGCTGACTGAGGTGAGCTGCCTCCACGCAGGCTGGAGCAGAGACACCTCCCTCCACCCTGGGCGAGGCTTCCCAGGAGCTCTGCAGTCTGCTTCCTTCTCTGCCGTCAACACCGGGTGACGGTGGTTCGCATGAGCGCCGTTCTGCGCAGACTTCTTGCAGTAGTCATCGGGACATCCTTTACTGGCGCTGTTGCTGCAGTTAGTTTCGCTTCGATCAGTTATTTTCTCGCTCCATGGCAGCATCCACACCAAacctagaaataaaaaaaaaaacaaaacaacacacactTAATAAACACTGAATGATTACAAATTCTGTTACTGCTTAAGCCCTCTTTGGCTCACCAGCATTGATTAGAAAGATGGCTGCACATGTGAATGAGGAGGTATAAAAGCCTCCTTCGTGCTCAGTGAGGTAGCCGCCTACGACAGGACCCAGGATGAAGCCGACGCTGGAGGCTGCATTGAAGTGTCCCATCACAAGAGGGCGCTCAGACTCCGACACCAGGTCTGACAGCAAGGCTCTGCAGATGGACAAGGAGTGCTTGAAcagccctgaaaaaaaaaaaagaaaaacacacaaagaatgaaattgttaatacattttctacattgatttataacatataaaacaaagtaataCATGGTTGtaatggaaaaaagtccaggctttttacttttttttttaaattaataaacccCCCTTTATTTTACCCCCCTTTGCGCTGACATCCCTAAAGCCAATCTAGTGCAACCAGTTGCCACCTAATTAGTACTTatagtccacctgtgtgtgatttaatttcCACATAGATCCggctgttctgtaaaggcctcagaggtttgtcagagaaaaCTTAAAGAGCATTGCGAAGGccagggaacacagcagacgtTCCCAGGTTTGGGTTAGGTCAGAGAAACACTATCCCAGTGCTGGACATCTGACATAGCAAAGTTCAATCCACTGTCTGAAAACGAAAAGTGTCATGGCACAGCCGCAAACCTACGAAGTCACCCGCCTAAACCCACAGGTAGATGGCATTATTCAGAAAAGCAGGAGACAACCCAGTAGAAGGTGCACAGATCCCCAGATAAGGTGGGAGATCCAATAAGCAAGATTTGTTTTACactccatattttttttttaatctacaaaTGTGTCAATATGGAAGTCATAATTGACACAACAaacatgctcagtatgagggattgctgcaaagccatggacaatgcagacgactgtcccctgtggctctacgctactccaggaggagtgaatgctgcttgtcaagacttgatgtaatctgcttggtttccttagagaggaaactttttgaccaatctgtataatttgattgaatttgactttggaaggtgccttgagatgacatgtgttgtgaattggtgctacataaataaaatctacttgAAAGAAAGGTGCTCTGGCCAGACCAATATTAAGCATCTCGACTTGCATGCAGATTTTTGCTATATCGTGTATTACACCATTCCTACGGTAaaaatggtggcagcatcatgctgtggggatacttttctttagcagggataGAGAAGCTGGACAGCGTTAGTGGGAAGATGGATCCCACTGAATCCTACAAGAAAACCTATTAAACTGTAAGCAACAGACTTTAGATTGAAGTCgaggttcagcttccagcaggaaaataaccctacagtggcttgcaaaaagTTTTCACCCCCTTggcgtttttcatgttttgttgccttaCAACCTGGAATCAAAATGGATCGTTTGAGAGTCTGcaacatttcatttacagaacaaggCTACAATTTAATAGATGTGTCATTTCTCTattgcaaagaaaacaacaaattagacaaaataacaaaacttctGTGTGTATAACTGTTCACTCCCTATAAAGTCCGTACTTTGTGGGACCTCCTTTTGAAGCAATTCCAGGGGCAAGTGGCCTTGTGATCAGTCTCTGTGAGCTTGCCACATCTCGCCTCTGGTTTTGCACTTCCTTTGAGactaaactgctccagctccttcatgttcagctccttcatggactttgactaggccttttgaataactttaaatgtttccttttaaacCACTAGAGTGTTGCATTAGCAGTGTGCTTCggctcattgtcctgctggaaggtgaacctctgttcTAGTCTAAAAATCACAGGCAGTCTGGCTCAACCTGAGCTATTCTGGACTCTGACATCATTGTTTCGAGGAGCAGGAAAGCTAAACATCACACTGTCGTTTGGGGTTGGAAGGTGATGAAATGTGTGGCCTCCGACTCACCAACAGGTATTCGTGCGAGGACAAACAAAGTGATGCTTGTGGAAATCCCAAGGAGGCCGTAACCAAAGGCGCTCAGCAGGATAGAAGTCAGCAGAGAGTAGCGCCGCCCCACCACGTCGCTCCAGCTGCCCTGCCAATCACACATGGATCCGTTCATTGACACACCTAAGGCACCAGCAAACCttggaaataaatgtattattgtaCACTCGATGATAAGTTTAGACAAAGAAAAAGCCTGTCTCCTACTCAGCGTGTATACAGTGACGAAAGGTCTAAATGTCAGTGTGCTGTGAAACCACGTTAGCAGCGTGCTGACAAATCACATGACTCAGAAAAGCCAAAACTcctcattctcatttctcagaTTAATTAGATTGTCggcctctctctctcacagAGACGTAACAACGATGGATTAATGACGTTAGGAGCAGTAGAGCTGCTCCGTGTTCTGGACGTAAACTCCCGGGGCTACCACAGTGATCCAGCTGTTCACATCATCCCACCTTTCACGGGGATCCAGCCGCTCCGCATGAAGGGACCAACAGACGACTCTTTATGAGTTTAATTTGTCGCATGACTCCCCAGAACGGAGTCAGGAATTCAACTACAGATGCCAAACTCACCGCGGGTTGCtccttaaatctttttttttttttaaatcaggcgTCCTAAAGATTTTATTCATGAAGACGCTCAGTTAAGGATGGTGGCGAGACTTAAGAATGATTTCTGTCCTAAAAGAAGGATTTTGTGGCTGACTGGGAGGAGCATATGTGTTTAAGTCTGCACAATGAAGCCACTGTGCGATCACAATCAATCCATGGCAGCCAGTGTTTTTTGTCTCCAAGAAATACCAGGAATTCACCCATCTTGGGCCGCTGAAGTGGGCTCGTCTTGTTTAGCAGGAAATCCTACAGCAAAAGGAGGTTAATGAGAGAAACAAGATCGATACTCACTACTATTGTGCTGGAGAAAAGCTGCAATATTCCATACGTAGATCCTGCAAAGGTGtgataattgttttcatttgttggTTAGATAAAGagcattgaagaaaaaaaaaaggctatggATCAATTTACAGATAAAAAGCTTCTATGCACAACATCAAGTAAAGGCTTGCAGATATTTACTGTTCCTATTTAAACAGTAAGTACAAGTTATTGGTTAATTGTTTAACATTAAATGAGACTGAAAACTGGTGTCATGATTAAAGTCTGCATCCACAATTGTAAACTCTGGAGCTTCCATttcatataatataatatatgaaTACATCCTGACAGAAAACatctgaaggcaaaaaaaaaaaaaatcccaaaaaacaaattaaactcagTAAATTCAAGACGGTCAGGAAGAGCTttgctcttttatttatttttctaaacatatcTTAAATGTTGAATTTTAATTGCATGTACCATTTCATGTCAATCTACACAAAATAATATGTTACCTGATTAACTTTTCCACACTTTGTCaggttacaaccacagactAGAGTGTATTATGTCATGATAGGATGTGTTCGGCCAACACCAGCCCAAATCACACACCTCCTGAGGCCTCTTACACGTTTTCATTTGAAGAAGTTTCCTGGACCTTTCACCCGTGCATCTTCTAATCGACTCTGAACACCTTCCCTGACCTTGCTGAAGAAAACCTCTGCggcagcatgatgctcccaccGCCATGTTTTACAGTAAGGACGGAGAGCTCAGTGGGGTTGCAGTATTAGTTTTCAACCACAAATTGAGTTTTAGATGTATATGCCAACAAGTTGAAATGTTGCCTTCCTCCTGGTGTTTGGCTTTAGACAAAGTTTGAACAGGACTTTGTGTGGTTTTCCAATAAGCAATGGCTTTTGTCTTGCTGTTCCTCTGTAACAGCCAGATGTGTGAGGTGGATAGCTAATTCTTGTTACGTTAACAGGTTCTCTCACCTGAGCGTGggatctcagcagctcctctagagtcaCCATGGATTAATGCTCTTTTGCCAGGACTGTGGGTTCACTCACGTCTCAGTAGTTTACAATTGTGTCCTActctgtcgtttttttttttctgattttgtcGTACATTTCATTGAAAGGTATCAGAAAGGAAATGAACATGAATGAGTGAACAGATGGAGGTCTGGTTTAAAATTGTAAGAACCAAAGTGCATGGGCTGTCGCATACAAttacaaaaacaatcaaaaacaaTTACAATACAATCTAAAGTTTGTGGGTGTAGCTTGACATAAAAAAGCCCAAAgagtgtgaatactttggcaaATAATGTAGCATTTATTTAGCCACTATTTTAGATAATTTATcagttgtttttcttgtctggTACTGACTTAAGTAGGACAAAGTTAATGTTATCAAAATATGAAGGGAAGCTGCCTTAACTTGGCGCATTGTAAACCTTGCATAAAAACACATTCCCTGTGTTTGAGTTTTGAGTAAAATGGGACACATCGTGCCtttaaatccttcctcttcacattgaaatcaatcattcagttgtggtttatataaagtggaactgcaatgcttttaGTGTAGTTCCTTAGGCTCTTATTTAGCCCCAGTTCTGAGGtccgtctgagagcaactcgttttggtgctgtcactttaaatgtaaataaagcatTTCACATCCCGcacccccctccaggtcacagagcctTAAGCTTGGTTTATGCCTGACGTATCCATGAGGTCCACGCAGCCTCACTTTAGCTACCATGCCCCCTCCGCGCAGCCAAAACTTTCTGCTCCACATGCCTAGGAAAGTTCCCATCTACGTGGACTGTCCCGTAAAACAGAAAGACATGGCAGAGCAGCAAGCGTGCTTTCTGGTGGAGAtttgtaaatatagacatctttatgattcggcCCTTAAAGATCTTTGCGATAAACAAATTGTTAACgattcctggacagaaatccCTGTTGCTCTTGGAAAAAAAGGAAGCGGCTATAAAATATTGGAGAcgactgtactttctacttCTACGTGTAGCGGGGTGTAGTACGCTTGGCGTTgagcacaacgctgccctctagagtctaggagaatagtgctacttcaGAGGAAAAGCCACACgaagcataaatgctgcagacgatGTGTCCGCACGTCTCATTTCCGCACAGGACATACGTGCGTCAGGCATTAACCAGCCTTTACACTTCACcccattcggccatttttgtagaaGACTGGGGGACAGTGAAGTGAATAGTGTGGATTCatacacccaacaactgaacattttcacttatccactctaagctttggcatccttcagcttggatgAGAAAATagaggtgagaaaaaaaaaagcctgttaaTTTGCTTACAGCAAACAGTGGAAATTGGTTAGCCAGAAGTCCAtcaccttgtttagcagctttgcagcaaatagttcaaaaaaatgtaacagtGAATAGAGAAACCGGAAGTGCTTAAGAACTATGACCCAAACTGAATATTAAGATATCTATGGAGAGACTACatttaacttttctgcactcctagagactccaagtacacaacaaaatgtatttaagggttaCAAAACTGGATTTTGCAtggtatgtcccctttaaatctgAAAGTTTGCTGACCTAACATACcaattgtctgtttttttttatattgatctGTTAATTATCCTTAGCTAACTAACTATCATGTGAAATGTAAGTTATCTGATTTGTCTTTTCTAGCCATCAGAGAATCATATGAAGAGTTTCCCTCTGAAGGCTGAGCTCACGGTACCTCAGCTGCACAAATTCAACACATTGCTAAATATTGGGAAAACACAACTTACCCACGATTCCAGCCACTGTGGGACTCGCTCCAAGAGCCTTTACATGGTGGCTCAAGAGCGGGATGATCATGCTCACCCCAAACAAGTCCTACAGAAAACCAGAGATGATCACAACATTGACCCGAAcaaaacattatataaataaacaaacaataaaacaaaaccagagATTAACAGCAACATTGTCTCCGAGATGACTTACTGTAAGCATGTGTCAGAGTACAGAAATGTGGAAAGTATGTTCAATATCTGCTTaaagtttatttagaaaaaggtACTGTTAACCTACCTACCAAGTCTGGTCAGaacacatattctaatttatatatatatatatatatatatatatatatatatatatatatatatatatatatatatatatatatatatatatatatatatatatatatatatatgtaagtaAGTAAGTCTTTACTTATACTTATGTAGCACTACAAAGTTAGTAAAGAAAGAGCCAGCTCTGGTTTCAAACAACTTCCACATAAGgaagataaacaaacacataaaaacaactgaaaaataaataaataaatacatatccAACAGAAATATACAGATTCACATACGGCGTGGACACCAaacataaaacagttaaaactttTTGCCAAAACAACAGGTGGAAGGCTATTTAATAGACTGAAAAAGTCCTAATTTAcattaaaaagaacaacaacagtaaaaataaaaacctttaactGCAATAATAGTTTAATAGATGAAAGTAAAATTAAAGTTAACAAATTAATTACATAGGTATCTAAATGAATGTATAGGGTGGATGAGAACCTTATCCTATCTTACCTCAgctgaaaaactaaataaagaaaagaaaaactcaacGTGAGGGGCACAACCTAGGCTAGGAGAAAGGAAAAGTTAATTACTGAATCCTTCCAGatttagaacttttttttttgtcgtcgCTGAAATTAAATCAGCAGCACTGCTAATCTGAAAGTGCAGGTTTGTCAGGGCAACCAGTAACTcaagaaacaaacatgaaaagcCTGCAAAGGCAACAACTGATTCACCAGACCTCTGACGGACATACTCTGCTATGATCTTGCAGAGGTTTGTCTGAGAAACATTGCTTAAAGGCTTCTAACCTATAGGTTGTGTTTTACTTCCACTCTGAGCATGTGATGGAGGAGATGGGTGTGTCAGGCGGCAGCTTTCCTCCCTGCAGGACGGGGAGGACTCCCTCACAAACAGGTGACATGTGCAGATCACCTGCAGCTAATATTTCCAGCATCCAGCGCATACATTACAGCACAACTAGGAGACACCGGTGGCAGCTACATCCTGTTTTTCTGCATTGCTGAGGAGACTGAAGCAGCTCCTGCCTGCCAAACACTTAATTGGAGGCACACGGCTACCCATAGAGGGTTCTAACACAATCTATTAATGACCTTTTtctttatgaagaaaaaaaaaaaagcttaggggacatttttgtgttttcccctcTCTTTGAAGTCAGACTTTTTTTTGAATTCTTCCAGTCACATTTGATTAAAACGCTGAAACTATGTAGACTTTTAATTTTCCGGAATCCGAGGGGTGATCCAAAAACCTCCTTGAGTAAGAGAAAGCTTCAAAATGATCCGGAGGTGTTTGTAAATTCAGATCCCCTCTGCAGCTTTGCAGCCTGCCatataagaaaaaacaacttgacACTCTCAGATTTCTCAGTGATCACAGCAGCAGTCAATTTCAGACTTTAGACTGacgtcagcttttttttttttttttttttttaattgtctctCATAACTGGGTTGTATTTGAATGGAAACAGGAGAAATAGTTCCGGTTCTGCTCCGTCCCTACGTGTCTGACATCACACCTGAGTTATGAAAGCCGGTCCAGACTATCGGTGTCATTGATTTCACGTCTCGCCCAGATTACGTGAAGACCCGCCTGTCCTGACTCACCATGAAGCCCACCACATAGATGCAGTGTATGATCCCCCTCCGGCCTCTCAGTTTCAGCAGTAAAGTGCTACATCTCTGGTTGTTCATCCTCCCGCGGTGACAGCTCGCTCTCAGCCGAGGCGGAAGCTCCCATCCGACTCTACTGTCAAGCGAACACCCGGCCGGCGCGCGTCAGATGTCTCCCGGCCGGCCGGGCCGCTCCAGCGCCCGCCGGCGGAGGGGGACGGGGTAAACGGGTCCTGGTGAGGGGGAAATGTGCGTCGGACCGCGTTGAAGCTACTGGGTTAAAAATAACAGTGGCTACTTTTATTTCAGTTCGTCTTTTGTTCTAGAGGTTAAAGctgagttgttttgttttgttgagaaATTGTGGACGTGGAGATTCCCCCATGAATGACGCACAGATGGTATCGTCCGTTTACGTAATGGATGTGGCCTTTTTCTTAATAGAAGGGGGGAAATGAtaggaaaataaacaataataataacaaaaatatatattatttttgttatgtttgtaactatttaaaaaagtagcttttgtttgagtttatttttaaatattaacagactaaatattataaataaatactgcCATATCAGTTTAATCAAACTACATGCTTAAAATAACATGCTAGGCTCCAGCTGACTGCAGCATTGCCTGTATCCTTTAACCTTTAGCCAAAGGGACGTTCATTGCATTTAAGGACACCTTTTTGAGTTTCTCAAACCACCTTTGGGTTAACAGACTAGTTAACAGTCTGCCACCTACTGGGTAATATAGAGCACTGCAACTTTTTAATTCGTCTGCATGACGTTCAAACATCCAACTGTACAGAcctaaactaaattaaacaaaaatttaataaaatagtttCCTCTAAAATATTCCCACAATGgaacaaaaatgaaaacctAATGTAGTGAAGTAAAATAAAGTATCACATACTACAgataaataacacaaataataaaattgttgCCCTTAGAATTcaaaaaagtatataaaaaatgtattgaactTGGATAAAATAAAGGCTAACATGAAAGTAACATGAAAAATGAAATCATTGTATGTAACAAGTTCTCAAGCACGCATCATATGAACCCTGAGAGTGAGcaagtaaaattaaatatgttgaaataagttaaaaagcaaacaaacaaaaacaaatataaaaatataatcacTATTTCTCAACAAATTTCCAAGTCTGTATCATGTGGATCTAAAGAAACATCtagtataaataaaatgtattataaaatatataaaaataaatactataAAAAGTTaacgttggagataggcacacAGCATATTGAAATTGAATGCTTTGAAAACAGACATCCCTAACCCTAGATGTTCCAGTGAACAAGTTCATTCAAGTTacatagtttatttatttagatcaaCTGATACCATATAAAAGGCACATGTATTTAGCTATTTTCCTGTTATCGTTTTCATGACCTCTATACTAGCAGAGACCGCATACTTTTACCTGCCCCTTCTGGGTAACCAGGATTACTGCTTCTTATTTTTACGTCATTACTATAAATCTAAACATGCTTCGAATGGACTTTAAGAATCAGTGAAGTATAATGAATTgaaaaaattgtaataaatacaacaaaacaataaaatgtattattattgaaCATGTAAAAATTTCAAAACGTCAGAGGTCAATAATATCCTCATCAACCTTACAAACAAGTAGGGCAGACAACCTTTACTTGTACATCTACAAGCAAGCTTGGTTATTTAAGCATGTTGATGTCTGTTCAAGCAGACATGTTGAGACCAATTTGTTAACAATCACTATGGTCCGGCTAATTTTTGACTAAATCCAGGTTTTGAGttagaaaaggagaaaatacaTCTGTGGAAACAACCAGGGTACACTTCTTTTCACAAGCAGAATTTctgttttaactttgttttgatTAATCAATAGACAGTATTGAATCCATTACTTGATTTTGAACTCTCAAGGTCATATTTAATTGATATAAAGCCTAGAAAATACTAGATCACTTTTTTCATGGCTGACACATAATATGTGTGCTATGTATGCATTTAAAAGGCTGTACTTTTTATAGTGACTGTGTAAGAAAgtattgagaaaaaaatgttaatatgaATATGGGAAACTTgaaatcatgtaaaaaaaaaatactgaattaataaaaaagctttgtgtgtaaaaagtaaaaagtaaattgaacaatacattttacaaaactttttaaccaataaaataaagtatatcatagtaaaatttttattattcagaGACTGAATAGAAAAAAACCTTAATCATAAAACGGAAAGAAATAAACCTTATAAAGGATGTgaataattatgtttttgtttaccaAGACTTTCTGTAGTTcaattaaagttaaaatgtgACAATTTTCCAAGCTGACCTGTTACTGAAttggaaatatttagtttgggcTTAAAATGAGATTTTGCTCTGTTTGGATTGAACTTGGAGAAAGAAATACTCTTGACTTCAATATGTTTAGTGTTGTTgcttatagaaaaaaaaacatctgctctCATAAGCATCAATGTATAGCAGCTTTGGTCGAGAGAGGACTTGTCACATATGTGTGTTAATTGAAGATCGCCCATATGAACCCTCACTgctaaatattttactttaggTGGCTATGAGGGGACTCAAGTGAGGTATTGCCAAATACagtacaatatatatatatttttttcttgcataaATTGTCCATTAAGGGAACTAgctttatgttactgtgcaaatCTTAATATTTTCATGTAAACTTGTTTAATTTTACACTATTAGGCCCGAAATCGTCTTAATACTGACCTCTATGGCTACTGCGGTGTAACTATTGGTTAAAAGGGTACAGCTCGGAACATGTCTATGTTAAAGCCCCGCAGGCGGGTGTAAAACCATCTCTCTAAGACACACACATAGCGAGTCAGGAGTTGGAATTGCGAACACAGGGTGCATTGATCAATCGTGTTTAGGATTTGTTACTGCTTTGAATGCTATCAATGACTCGCTGAGTCAGCACTTTGAGGCAGTGGCTTGA
This genomic interval carries:
- the mfsd9 gene encoding major facilitator superfamily domain-containing protein 9 isoform X1, which translates into the protein MNNQRCSTLLLKLRGRRGIIHCIYVVGFMDLFGVSMIIPLLSHHVKALGASPTVAGIVGSTYGILQLFSSTIVGSWSDVVGRRYSLLTSILLSAFGYGLLGISTSITLFVLARIPVGLFKHSLSICRALLSDLVSESERPLVMGHFNAASSVGFILGPVVGGYLTEHEGGFYTSSFTCAAIFLINAGLVWMLPWSEKITDRSETNCSNSASKGCPDDYCKKSAQNGAHANHRHPVLTAEKEADCRAPGKPRPGWREVSLLQPAWRQLTSVSSRIHMVASSDMWDLFLVRLLMAVAIMLYYSNFSLAMEERFSLKPKTTGYLISYSSTLGALAGFLVGPVTKLYRNNMAALLLHSTVLTCSLIFLYAAAPSVWQVLLTSTFFAISTSVGRTCITDLELQRGGAHASGTLIGAGQSVTAVGRVLAPLLSGLTQEISPCGPPSLGVVLALAAVGLLLIRIPKWDGRGLAKTVKL
- the mfsd9 gene encoding major facilitator superfamily domain-containing protein 9 isoform X2 is translated as MLLREGKGNQQDLFGVSMIIPLLSHHVKALGASPTVAGIVGSTYGILQLFSSTIVGSWSDVVGRRYSLLTSILLSAFGYGLLGISTSITLFVLARIPVGLFKHSLSICRALLSDLVSESERPLVMGHFNAASSVGFILGPVVGGYLTEHEGGFYTSSFTCAAIFLINAGLVWMLPWSEKITDRSETNCSNSASKGCPDDYCKKSAQNGAHANHRHPVLTAEKEADCRAPGKPRPGWREVSLLQPAWRQLTSVSSRIHMVASSDMWDLFLVRLLMAVAIMLYYSNFSLAMEERFSLKPKTTGYLISYSSTLGALAGFLVGPVTKLYRNNMAALLLHSTVLTCSLIFLYAAAPSVWQVLLTSTFFAISTSVGRTCITDLELQRGGAHASGTLIGAGQSVTAVGRVLAPLLSGLTQEISPCGPPSLGVVLALAAVGLLLIRIPKWDGRGLAKTVKL